One window of the Bradyrhizobium sp. NP1 genome contains the following:
- a CDS encoding NAD(P)-dependent oxidoreductase: MPEKVAVIGMGQMGSGMAGRLRESGLDVAGYDLDPDQRARLSSDGFQMAPSIAEALAGRELVLTSLPDPKAVTSAWLGADGIVAHAARGTLCIELSTIDPQTMRQVAEAAASRGIAVVDCPVSGSPNEARSGKLILIAGGEAADVARAEPILRLLGTDWKYTGGVGTAKVVKIVNNMMSMGNVLVAAEAFALGVAAGVEPQKLYDVLSVSGGRSHHFTKRFPNALKGDFSPGFKMELGEKDLALGIELGRAMQMPTPSASATRELYALALAEGFRGQDIVSLLAMYQNWTKRT; the protein is encoded by the coding sequence ATGCCTGAGAAAGTCGCGGTGATCGGAATGGGCCAGATGGGATCAGGCATGGCCGGACGTCTGCGCGAATCCGGCCTCGATGTCGCCGGATATGATCTTGATCCCGATCAGCGCGCCCGTCTTTCCAGCGACGGCTTTCAGATGGCGCCGAGCATTGCGGAGGCGCTCGCCGGCCGCGAGCTCGTGCTGACCAGCCTGCCGGATCCGAAGGCGGTGACGAGCGCGTGGCTTGGAGCCGACGGCATCGTGGCCCACGCCGCGAGGGGCACATTGTGCATCGAGCTCAGCACCATCGATCCGCAAACGATGCGGCAGGTCGCCGAGGCGGCTGCGTCACGCGGGATTGCGGTCGTCGATTGTCCGGTCAGCGGCAGCCCGAACGAGGCGCGCTCAGGCAAACTGATTCTGATTGCCGGCGGCGAAGCGGCCGACGTGGCGCGTGCCGAGCCCATTCTGAGGCTGCTTGGCACCGACTGGAAATACACCGGCGGCGTTGGAACGGCGAAGGTCGTCAAGATCGTCAACAACATGATGTCAATGGGCAATGTGCTCGTCGCGGCGGAAGCTTTCGCGCTCGGCGTCGCGGCCGGCGTCGAGCCGCAGAAGCTGTACGACGTGTTGTCGGTCAGCGGCGGACGCTCGCACCATTTCACCAAGCGCTTCCCCAACGCGCTCAAGGGCGACTTCTCGCCGGGATTCAAGATGGAGCTCGGCGAGAAGGACCTGGCGCTAGGTATCGAGCTCGGACGGGCGATGCAGATGCCGACCCCGTCCGCATCCGCCACCCGCGAGCTCTACGCGCTGGCACTGGCTGAGGGATTTCGCGGCCAGGATATCGTTTCACTGCTCGCCATGTACCAGAATTGGACGAAGCGGACCTGA
- a CDS encoding alpha/beta hydrolase, translating into MSDEFNHQRRRLLGTAAAAFAASQLTFNRSAEARPGKTKSASPRPVRPEANAAFASPKQIDAGLLNVGYVETGPASGEPAILLHGWPYDIYSFADVAPVLASAGYRVIVPYLRGYGTTRFLSDATVRNGQPSAIAVDTIALMDALKIQKATLAGFDWGARTANIIAALWPERCKAMVSVSGYLIGSQESGRMPLPPKAELQWWYQFYFATERGRAGYDKYRHDFSKLIWQLASPKWNFDDATFDRSAKSFDNPDHVAVVIHNYRWRLGLAEGEARYDEFEKRLAQAPVISVPTITMEGDANGAPHPEPAAYAKMFSGKYAHRTIKGGIGHNLPQEAPQAFAEAVINVTAEA; encoded by the coding sequence ATGTCAGACGAGTTCAATCACCAGCGCCGCCGCTTGCTCGGCACCGCCGCGGCTGCCTTTGCCGCATCCCAGCTCACCTTCAATCGGTCCGCCGAGGCGCGGCCGGGCAAGACAAAATCCGCAAGCCCGCGACCGGTCAGGCCGGAGGCGAACGCCGCGTTCGCTTCGCCGAAGCAGATCGATGCCGGCCTCCTCAACGTGGGCTATGTCGAGACAGGCCCCGCCAGCGGCGAACCCGCGATCCTGCTCCACGGCTGGCCCTACGACATCTACAGCTTTGCCGACGTCGCCCCAGTGCTGGCGTCGGCAGGCTACAGGGTGATCGTGCCGTATCTGCGCGGCTACGGCACCACGCGGTTTCTTTCCGATGCAACGGTGCGCAACGGCCAGCCCTCGGCGATCGCCGTCGATACCATCGCGCTGATGGATGCGCTCAAGATCCAGAAGGCGACGCTTGCCGGATTCGACTGGGGTGCACGAACGGCCAACATCATCGCCGCGCTCTGGCCCGAGCGCTGCAAGGCCATGGTCTCCGTCAGCGGCTACCTGATCGGCAGCCAGGAGTCGGGCCGGATGCCGCTGCCGCCGAAGGCCGAGCTGCAATGGTGGTACCAATTCTATTTCGCGACCGAGCGCGGCCGCGCCGGTTACGACAAGTACCGTCACGATTTCTCGAAGCTGATCTGGCAGCTCGCCTCGCCGAAGTGGAATTTCGACGACGCGACCTTCGACCGCAGCGCGAAATCCTTCGACAATCCGGACCATGTCGCGGTCGTGATCCACAACTATCGCTGGCGGCTCGGGCTTGCCGAGGGTGAAGCGAGATATGACGAGTTCGAGAAGCGGCTCGCCCAGGCCCCCGTCATCAGCGTGCCCACCATCACCATGGAGGGCGACGCCAACGGCGCTCCGCATCCGGAGCCCGCCGCCTATGCCAAGATGTTCTCGGGCAAATATGCGCACCGGACCATCAAGGGCGGCATCGGCCACAACCTGCCCCAGGAGGCGCCCCAAGCCTTTGCCGAGGCGGTCATCAACGTGACGGCCGAAGCGTAA